atttTTAGTAGCATAAGGAAAGTTTtatgttttaagattttatacaaaatagttttaaaattacaaataaaaattctcgcatcttttttatttttctgtaaagtaactaaaatttaatataatttcttttaaaaaacaggTAAAATCAGCACCACCGTTGCCCGCAAGACGGCCACCTCCATTTGCACCCTGATCCCTGGAGTTTGTCTACTGGTTCTGTGCTACATTGGATGCCGTCACTACGAAGCGGTGGCCGTCATGTCCGTTGGCATCGTGGCCATGGGTTCCATGTTCTCCGGCTTCCTGTCCAATCACATCGATATTGCCCCGAATTTTGCCGGTACTTTGGTGGCTCTGACCAACACGGCGGCTACTTTGCCTGGTATTATAGTGCCCCTCTTCGTGGGATTCGTTACCAAGGGAAATGTAAGTTAACTTGCGTCACTTATGTTCCCCCCTTTTAATTAGTTTCTTGAATTTTCCAGCAAAACATTGGAGCCTGGCGCATCATCTTCGGAGTGACCATTGTCCTGTTCGCTATTGAGTTCCTCGTATTTGTCTTTTTGGGTTCTGGTAGCGAGCAGCCGTGGAATAAGTCGGGAAGCCCCAAGGATCCCGAGGCCAAGGATGAAAAGACTCCGTTGAAGGAGCTCGCCCCCACCAAGCCCTAAATCGCTAATCTCGCTTGATTTCCCTGCCTAAATTACTCGAAGAAATGCTGCTTATTCAGATAACTTTTGGACGAAGCATGCACCACATGAAATGGTCGACACTGGACTGTAAATACCAAAATTACAATTATGCATTGTATGCCCTGAATAATGAACTCATGAAAAAGGAATTTCGAAATGGTCCCCATTAAGATCATATGGAAAACCCTCTTTAAGAGTTCTCCCTTTTGAGTGTgcaatgtaatttttaaatcgcTGTAACCCTATAGTTAGTAGCCGTACACCATTACGGATAAACACTTCAGCCCGCCTAATGTACTTAACACTCTTGATTTCAAAAGTTGTCTACAAATAAAGCGACGTCTTAGTGGATGCTTTGAGTTTTTCTATAGATTGGGAGGGGCAGGGAAAATTGGTTTCACCTTCAGTATTGATGGAAATGCCGGGTGAATGCCCGCACTTtcaatgtttgtttttatttttaacgcaAACAATATGAGCTTCCATTTACAATTCTACAGAACTCGAAATATTTATGGATGTGAATGATATGAACAAATCCACTGTTTATATATTCTATATGGCATTTTTTGAATTGTGGATGtcactaaaatgttacaacTTAAATTGAAAATCCCCACCTATGAAAAAAGCTTTATATCACTTAATTAAGTAagtatttaagtatttaacTAAGTGGTCAGTTATCAGATCATCTTTTAATTTGGTTTGGTAGAGATTCCTTTGAGAAAGTTACAATAGAACTacattaaaaattcataaaggACTTTACAAACTTTAAAAGCTTCATAAAAcctattttaatttactaaatATTGAAGATAAATtgggaaaataatttaagttcTTATCAACAAattggttattattttttgtcatTAATCTTCCCTTATCACtatttaaatttcgatttttgtgAGCGCCAAAAGCCCAGCGCTCCATCTATCGATAAGCCTGAAGAACCATATGATTTCATGTGATCAGCTTGCCGGTTTCAACGGAGTTTTCTTAAAATGTTGAAAGTCCGCAGCGTATTTCTGCTGCCGAGGAGGTGGAAGAGCGGCGCCAAGAAGCGCTGGAATGTCCTGCAGAACAAGAAGAACAACTGCGACCGGGCGTTGGATAACTTCGATGATTTCTACGGGAGTGTCTACGGCAGCCGGTGGAAGAACATGCGGGCGGCTCTCCTCACGCGGCACAAGTACGTTGCCATGGTCAACAACTTCGGGGACACGGAGCAGATCTGCAGCATGCTGGAGACCGATGGAGCCATCAACATGAAGTCCCTGATCAACCTGGCACAGGATCGCCTGAAGGACAGCGAGGAAACGATGCCGGAACAGGGGAAATCCCGTCATGAAATCGAGCGTAAACTGGATGCACTGCTGCGGAAGCAGCAAGAACGTGAAGTGGCCTCCATTTATCCGAGTTCCGGGGAGGATGGTTCATCCAGTCCACTGCCACTGGAACTGAAGTTTGACAACGTAGTAGAAAAACAGCCGGAGGAAGTCAGCAATCCCTTCAAACAGAGCTTGACAAAGGCGCTGGAGGAGGATGTTAAGCTGGACGAGCATCGCCTGGTGGATCCGCAGTTTGGCACAGGCGGACTCTACGAATACATGCCCGCCCACAGCATCAAGGGCATGGAGGATTGGGTGGCCGAGTCGGAGCACTACAAGTACTACCAGACGAGCGCCGATTTTCCACTCTCCATTGAACCGGAGTCATCGTTCCACTACCCCGAGCACCTCTCACTGTACACCTACGAAATGGGCAACTGCTCCGACTTCAGGGGGCCCAAGAAGTGCCTGACTGGAGTGCTTTCCCACTTCCTGATGGACGGAGCCTCCGCGTTGCCACCTCTCTTCCTGCAAGTGAAGCCTGGCGAGCGGGTGCTCGATGCCTGTGCCTCTCCAGGCGGCAAATCCCTGCTCCTGCTTCAAACCCTCCACCTGGACCAGCTCGTCTGCAATGACATTCAGGAATCCCGGCTGAATAAGCTGCGCAAAGTGATGCAGGAGTATTTGTTTGACTACAAGGAACGCTGGGCGGGCAAGCGGCTCATCTTCAACCAGAGCGATGCCCGCAATCTCGACCAGTACGAGCAGTTCGACAAGATCCTGGTGGACGTGCCGTGCACCACGGATCGCCACGTGCTCAACGAACAGGACAACAACATATTCAAGCCAACGCGCATTAAGGAGCGCCTGCGAATCCCTGAACTCCAGGCGGGCATCCTGGCCAACTGTCTGCGCCTGTTGCGACCGGGCGGAAGTTTGGTTTACTCCACCTGCTCGCTGTCGCCCATCCAAAACGATGGTGTAGTCCACATGGCACTGCAAAAGGTGTTCACGGAGTTCGGCATCACAGCCACCATCAAGGATCTGAGCCGGCACACGGCCCTCTTCAGCGATATTTTCAAGTTTGAGCACCCAAAGGGACTCAAGTATGGACAGATGGTGGTGCCCTACCTGCCGGCCAACTTTGGACCCATGTATTTCAGTAAAATAACCAGAAATGTGTGATTAACTAAGGGAAAAGGCTCAATAAAGAACGGTGAAGCTTTACAAACAGGTTATTTGTAATCTGGGGATTTATAAAATGATGAAATGaagatataaattaaataactcaTCTGAGAATGATGccacatattttataaatacccAAATGAATATCGCTTTAGAATTAAAAAGTACCTTTATATTTATCATACTGTTTCCTTTGGCAAACAGCTGGAACTACATTTGCTTGtcggttttctttttcttcttagCTTTAATGGGCAAAGGTCCTGGGTTCTTGAAAATTGTGCTGCAAAGAAGTAGCTATGATAAGTACAGGTTCTTATTGATTAAACTATCCAAACTTACTGGCAAGTGGTGCATATGGGACTGTATTTGCAGAAGACCGACAGGCAAACCGAGCAGACGTAGCCAATGTCGATGAGCTCACGATGGCAGAAGCAGGAGGCTCGATAGTCAACCTTGGGCGGCGGTGGCAGGACCAACTTGTGACGGATCTGCGGGGCGGGCAGGAAGACCCACAAGAGGTACTGCAGCAGGCCGTCCAGCTGGGTGACCTTAAGGAACTGGCCGGCGGTAATATCACAGCCTTGCTGGAGCAAACTGAGTGTCTTGTCCAGGGCGCAGGTATCGATCACAATGCCCAGTTTTTGGGCGGTAAAGAACACGTTCATGAAGGTCATGTACTGGGAGGCGCATTCATTGCTGCCTGTGAGGACCAGGATGCGGGAGTGCATCTTCACGCCAGGCGCCACACTCCTTTGGAGCTGTAAGAGTAGATTTCTGggtaaatattacatttaaaaggTCATCCTCTGGGGTTTCCTTACCCTGGATATGTAGCACAGCGCCATGGACATGCTGCCAGCCAGGAGACTCTCGCAAGGAGCACTGAGCCGTGGAGCATTCATCAGGATGCTGCCCAGCTGCTGTTTCACCGTCTTCTCCACGAGGCTAAAGGCTTCATATTGCCCATCTACCTGGCGCAATTCCACTTGTCTCCTGGGCAGAGGGTACaggaaatttctgaaaataagtGATGTTTAGAGAAAGTCCATATCTTGTAGATTTCCCACTCACGTGGCATGATGGGAGCAGGATAACACAGCCAGTTTGTTCTGGGCCTTTTGCATTAAATGCGCATTCCCGAAGGCAATCACCGCCTCCAGGATTTGGGTGAGGTTCTGCGGGTTCTGGCGAACGATGTGCTGCGAGGGATTCGTGTCCAGCACGATCACCAGGAGGTCGATGCATGACTCGGCTGTAATTCAGAgccattaacaattgttttcccctttttatttggctttTAAGACGCACCTTCCTTGCTAGCTGCTTGATCCGCTTCCATTTTCGCCGGCAATGTTATCTGTTATCGTTAGAAATGCGCAGCAATCGATATTTTCAGTAGGGTGACTCAAAAACATTTGATTTCGAACAGTGTTCAGTCTAAAAACCGGACTTTgtgaaatacaaattttcttaCAATTTGTtataagggggattccctaaactgttgaattgctgaattgttgaaaattcaacaaaaaatttcagcaattaagggaacgacccaaaatggttcctgttgaattttcaaacagctgttatttgttgaaaagtttcacggaacttaaagcatgtaaaatttgatttattattgctagtaactgtctaaaagtgttaccaaggtaaaaagaaccacaaatatgctttctaagttgattttaaaataaatattgcgtactggtgatactaaaatgttacagagttgccacgacttttaaaaaaaggtgacaactctggcttttcagcaattcaacaaaattttccgcagcctcgaggctgttgaattgctgaaatttctgaagtTCTGAaagaacagctgattaacagctgaccaaaattcaacaattcagcaattcaacagtttagggaatcccccttataTTTCGTAAATTGATTATCCGGAATAAATGATATTATAAgaaatctattttattttattaaagaagaaatacttatgaaaaatatatgttgtccattaattattttaaggagttgatttaatcatttaaaaacattacagaaattttagaaattatttatacttttaaataaaattcaagctcaaattaaaaaacaattaattttcaaatccCTTCCTTTGTTTCAACCGTAAACTCCCATCACCATCGATACCCTCGTTATCGTCATCGCTGCCACCTATCGTCTTATTTGCTGGGCGTTTCACCTATTTTTTTGGGGAAAGGAAACAAGAAGGCTCCACAAAGGACACGATGCTCGTTCTGGTACTCGGCGACCTGCACATTCCGCACCGGTGCAGCAGCCTGCCGGCCAAGTTCAAGAAGCTGCTGGTACCGGGCCGCATCCACCACATCCTGGCCACCGGCAACATCTGCACCAAGGAGTCCTACGACTACCTGAAGTCCCTGGCCAACGATGTGCACATAGTGCGCGGCGACTTCGACGAGAACCTGACGTATCCGGAGCAGAAGGTGGTGACGGTGGGCCAGTTCCGCATAGGCCTGTGCCACGGCCACCAGGTGGTTCCCCGCGGAGATCCCGAGGCTTTGGCCCTCATCCAACGGCAACTGGACGTGGATATCCTGATTACGGGGCACACGTACAAGTTCGAGGCCTACGAGCACGGGAACAAGTTCTACATCAATCCGGGCTCGGCAACGGGTGCCTTCAACCCGCTGGACACCAATGTGGTGCCCTCGTTCGTGCTGATGGACATCCAGAGCACCACGGTGGTCACCTACGTTTACCAGCTGATTGGCGACGAGGTCAAGGTGGAGCGGATCGAGTACAAGAAGATCTAGGGTCCTAGTATTAGCCACCAGCCAttcccaatccaatccaaaccAATCCCTGACCGCCTGAGCTTGGCTTTATTAAAGAAATTGTAAATGTACGTAGCAATAAATCAAGTTCTCATTTTTTTATCTGATAAAAAATgctgacattttatttaaatagaaaataaagttatgatcgaatgaaattttaaaaaatttttagatgaagatatttaattttaaaataatttccagCACCCCATTTAAACCACCAGCTTTTGGAATAATTCCCACATTTATCtggtaaaaaatgtttaaattttatttaaatagaatataAAAAGGGCTTAGATGAAGATGAAGATctttatgatatttaatttaaaagcttCCAAATAACCTGAAAATTCCCAGCATCTCATTTAAACCACCAGCTTTTGGAATAATTCCCACATTTAtctggtaaaaaaaattttaaaattttgtttaaatagtaTATAAAAATGAGATGAAGATctttatgatatttaatttaaaagcttGCAAATAACCTGAAAATTCCCAACATCCCATTTAAACCACCATCGTTTGCAATAACTCCCACATTTATctgataaaaaatgtttaaattttatttaaatagaatataAAAAAGAGTTACTTCTGATGATCGAGTAAAGAGTCTGCTTAAAAAGTTCGAATTTCGTGCTCAGTTGCATTACACACTCTCGATATAAATACATTGGGTTCGGTTTTGTGGCCATCGCTTTTCCatcgaaataaattatataaatactttCTTCATTAGCCAGGATAGCAATGTTTTGGCAACATTATCTCATCGTTACGAAAAGTTTGATCTAAAAATCTCTGAATTACGAAAACTTTGCGCTtaagtttaaatacaattatgaTTGCTGACTGGCTAATGCTTGCTGCTGATGATAGTTGGAAAAGCAACGGATTGGATCCCTTGGAAGCGAATCGCATTAGCCGAGGCTGTCGACGCAAACAGTCTTGAGGGTCTTGCCGGCAATGGTGGTCTTATACTGCTCCGGTAAAGCCAACTCGGTctggaaaaataatttcaataaattaataacagAAAACaagtagaaaatatttaagcttACATAATCGCCGGAGGCGTCGGGCAACAGGATGTTCATCTCCGAGGACTTGGAGTTGACAATCTCCACGCCCAGCGAGTCCTTGGACAGATACATCTGGCATCCGTCGGTCTTGTCGATCGACACCGTTGGCACCGAACCGAGCACCTGCATCTGGACGCTCTGGCAGTTGACAAACTCCACGGAGGCAACCACCGAGTCGAAGAGCAGCGAGCACTTCTTGCACGAATCGAACACAATGTTGTTCACCTTGCCTTTGACGGTCAGCGTGGAGCCCTCGCAGCGGAACACATAGACCACGTTGTTCATCTCGGCGTTCTCCACCAGCAGACCGGTGTTGTTTTTCTGGTACTCGATGATCCACTTCTTGCCGTCGCGCTCGAAAACGGGCGCcttggcagcggcagcggcaggaGCAGCAACGGCTTTGCTGCCACCCGCCGATTGGGCGGGCGACTTGAACGGAGCAGGTCCAGTGCGCAGCGAGGGATTCTTGTGGGTCTGCATCTCCCCGGTGACCTTCTTCAAACCTGTTgggtttttataaattagtaaatattaaagaagTTCCATGCCAGTTATGTACTTAGTAAGTAATCGattaatttaagaacttttataggttttatataaattcttCCAaatcgcgaattcttaagaacacTAAGGCACTATTGCCTATACTTGGCTCTAAAATTATTGattcttcaaaataaataacttaactaagaaacctaataatattttctatattgatttttcaaaaaccgcgaattcttaggaacaagagaATATGTTTTTGTGGATCATACATCGGTACCATTTGAAGACCACAAGAATTCGCCTGGGCGGAAAAAGTTGAAATCgtatcttttaattttaaatattataaaccaatAACCATCTTGACCTTAAGTATTCGCGACGGGTCGATGAGCTGTGAAAATTGTGATCATtgtcatatttaaaaatcattttttttctttggggaACCTTAAACCCGAACTGATCTACTTGAAAGCCATTtgacttgggtcgtttgggtttgggtatttgagtaaatgggtaaaatttaaccgaaatattttaaaaagacttgTCTTGAAATTTGGTTCGGGTACTCAAATAACCCATTTTGTATACCCATGCAGGGCTTTAGTACTTACCCTTGGTAATATCGGCGCCCTGGTTGATCTGGGCGAATAAGGCGCTGCGATCATCGCCGCCGTCCAGCTTGAGGGCACTGAGATCGAGCatcggtggtggtggcggcaGACCACCgggtggcggtggtggtggtgcaccACCGGCGGGGGCAGCTCCCTTGCCAGACCAAACCAGACCCGTGGTGTGGTACTGGCGGATGTAGGCCTGCAGTTCGGTCAGCGTCTGCACCCAGGCGCGTGCCCATTCCACATGCGTGACATCCTTCTCCTTCCACTCCTTCAGCACTCGGTTCGTGTAGAACTGGCCGGCGTCATTCATTTCCTTGACATACGGACCCGGGGTCTTCTCCACGCACACCCAACCCAAGGCGGGAATGCTCTCGCTGATGGCCGACAGGTGATTGAACAGCGCCGAGGAGCGGTGCTTCTCGCGGTAATCCTGAATAGCGCTGATCTGCGTCGAGGTTGGTTTCAGGAGCTCCGCCTGCTTGGGCTGCGCCGGCTGGGCAATCTGCGTGGCCAGCGTCACGTACTGCAGTTGGAAGCTATTAaaggaatttaattatttaattttgtataacaAAAGATGACTCATTTGGGATGACTCACCCAAAGGCGCTCTTCACGAGCTCCGCATGCTGGGCCACATCGCCGCCAATTTTGGCGGAGAGCGATAGATATTGGCTCAGCGGACCCGCCACAATATCCTCGAATCCGGCGACactcatgttgctgctgggcggcgaaggaggtggtggtggtgtttCTACTTTTTCGGCAACTGGAAGAGATTCCTCAACTTCTTCTTCAACTGGTGGAGGCGGGAGTGTGGGCGTGGGCAGTTCAATCGGTTGTGGCGCCGTTAGAGTCCGTTCCAATCGGTCGACGAGGGTCTCCAGTCGCTCGCAAATGCTCTCCAAGTGCTCGACAGCGGCCGTGGGCTTGGCTTCCGGCTCGTTATCTGAACCAGCATAAAGCGTAGAGAGAgcgaaaaattattatggtatttttaaaaattattccttactatttattaaacattcagTTTACAAAAGAAAGCGTGATTGACCCCCTAAATCGTGCACTTACAAAATCTGACGAAAAGGCGATAAAAACTGAAGCTTCTCGAGAAGAATCTCTCATCAAATGAGTTTGTGGATGATGATATACTGGTGCACTTAACACTTATCAATTAATGATGCAGAAAAGAGCTAGTCCCAACGAGTGAATGTAATAAACCACATGCAAAAACGGcacaagaataaaaaaaaatagagaaaataTCAAATGGAACCCTTTAACAAAGTTACTTGACTTGCTAAGTTCTTATAAGctattaaaaagattttagaACCGCTAGGCTCTCAAATCTTTCAAATAGCAAACGTAGTAATACCAAGCCAAGTACCCTTAACATCTGAGATCGAAAAGAACTAAAGAATCGGACTCTATCGAAGCTCGCATACCCCGCACGGCCACGCTGTGCTCGACGGCCGCGTGAGCAGCCCGCAGGAGCTCCGTGTAGAGGCGCTGGCGCTTCAGCTCCAGCTCGTCGCGTCCCACCGGCGTCACCGGTGGCTCGATGCAGCCGCTGGACATGGAACGAGGTCAGAGGAGGCGATATTCAAACAATGCAACTTGTAGAAAAGGTGCGATTGGGGTCAACCTGTTCTGGTTTCAACAAAACTTGATCGATTTCTGTGTTTTAACCAGGGGTCGgaaattgacacacatgttaaaaacatgaaaaattgtattttacagtgtgagcataatttttgacatgtgtgtcaaatacaaaagtgttaaaCATAAGCTCACTTATGTTTTTTACACtatgtgtttttaacacgacgtgttttttacacactgtgtttttaacacaaataaaaattacatttcactgACATTTCGagtcaaaaagaaaatgaaaaaccaataTGGGTCATGATCTCCTATATGTTAGTTTTAACCATAgctcgcaaataactgttgaccgattcgtgcggtccccaaataactgtttttctctgagactttgagcaaacaatcagagagcaaccgattgaattgttcgtacagaaattttgctcgcactcagctgacgagcagttttttcggctttcttttGCTCAGCTCGCTTACAGACGGATTGCTCCTGAACGAcgtttcaaaaagtcttttgcgcatgtgttaacgttaacgtgcttgggcgatattgctctccctttcactcgcacgtactttcaaagggaatacattgtatagttgtattagtgaaaagactttttgcgatgactttttcagtcaatcggtcttttaataagtctccctgtgcgagcgacattcgtatctctcattgaacgaggttcgtaacagagcgtctcacgaacagctcaacgtaaaaggctcaaccgaaaaccaaaacgaaaggaaacgaagtgtgctgcgcagagagagaacgaggggcatgctattttcggttgttctcgggagtagagcgtaaggaaaaaaacggttaacagttatttgcatgctttggttttaacaatttcactttatgtcaaaaactcattgtgttaaaaacacgctgcgtaaaaaacacgtcgtgttaataacaaaccgtgtaaataatacaaatgacatgtgtgtgttatttatgtttctaacatatgtaggattcaaatttttgtcatttaacatattaataacaaaagttttttacagtgtATGCTgttttccgaaccctggttTTAGCTTTGCAATTTAAGTTGTTGAGTACTTGAAACCAGAACAGATCCTTTAGAAAGTCAGCATACAGCTCATTGAGTCGCTCGTCGTCGAACCAGGAGGGCAATCCGTGGGCAAAGAACAGTGTCTCCGAGACGACATCCCCCTCGATGTACGGCGCACACATGCTCTCTCTTTTCGGCGGAGGCAGTGAGTCGGAGAACACCTCGTCGTCGTCCAGCAGGGAGCTCTGATTCTGGCTGGccagcaggagcagcggcAGTGGATCCGGCTCAATGATTTCCGCCCGGTTGCTGATGTTCACCTTCTTCTTGATTGACTGATGTGTGGAGTTGTGTCTGGACAGGCAGCTCTTGGTGGGCGGCGGTTGGGGAGGCGGTGTGGTGGGAGTAACTgcagccaccaccaccacttcgtccgcctcctccgcctcgcCGCTGGTCATCGAAGCTGGCGGTGCCGTGGATGTGGAAGAGTGCGTGGAGCGGGCCAATGCCTCCGTTTCTTTTGCAGCTGCaactggtggtggtggtgctgttgctggtggtgATTTATTAGCTGCTTCAGCCTGAGTCGGTTGGGCTGTGGAAGTGTGGCTTAAGATTACTCTACATGAAGCTTAAATTACACAGACGACGACCATCAAGGAAAGCGCCGATACTTAAGTTGATTACTTCGCTTCCTGGTTTCATTATGTTCATTTATCGCATTTAAAAAGCAGCATTTACTAAACTCATGATGTCATGGAcgttgtttattaaaaaaacaaaatattatgaaatggttttaatcaccaaaatattattttcaaggtctgaacaaattttatattatttttcatgcctaaaataaattgtttacctcgtaaaaatgaaaattgttggcgcaataattaaataaataaaaaaattctgaaaaatataGAAGGTAATCGTTTGGAGAACACTTTAACcttcaattaaatttctatATTTGTCAGCTAAACTGTGTAGTCTATGAATACATACACGTTGATCGATGTGCACGATTGTAAGGCACGACAAAAATATCTATAGTAAGATATGTCATTAGTTATTCCCCATTAATCAACTGCGTATCGACGCTTTGCCTTGATATTCTTCTAGTACAAAATTTACAGAAATAAACCCAAGAGAAAGCACAGTGAAGACAACTCAAAAGTGTAAAGAAAAGGGCTCTCAAAGCCACTTGAAGTAcatggtttaaaaaaataataaaaggtaGAAGTAATGGTCAGTTGCAGTTAAATTGCAGTTACAGAGGACCGGCCGGAAACGGCGATTCGTTCCGGAGAGCAAACAAAAGCCGAGACAGCTGTTGAGCTTAAGAACCGGAGGAGAGTACATGGGGTGGTGTACATAATACTTAGGGTTGCGTCAGTACCAGTGTTTGCCCGGGTGGTGCCTTCATCCGCTGGATTATCCGCTTCGATGGTCTGCTTTTCTGCTTTCTGGAGCTCCTCCTTCTGAATCTCCGGCTTTCCGTTCAGTTGGGAATCCCCCTTTTCGGTGACCTGCACTTCATCCTCCTCGTTCTTTTTATCCTTTTCCTTCTTGCCCGCCTTGGGATTCGATCGACAGCAGGAGAACATTTTTGCAGGCGGTACTCAACACTTTAAATACGAATCAAGCACATTATGTAATTTCCGTTTCCAAATTCCGTATTCCCCGTTTTGCTTAAGCGGCGGTCACAACATcaaatcagcagcagcagttcggGCTTTCAAAAGGATATAGCGGCCACTCCTTGCTCACTTAGCTAGATGTGTACATCCTTCGCCCCGAGAATATATTGGCACATTAAAATGAAGGCTCCACGAAATGCTACGGAGTCCGGACCTCCAACTGGGTCAAGTGACAGGACCAAATGACACACAAATGCGATTTACACACGGAGAACAGAGAACACACCCTAAACGAAGCGCACGCCCACGCACTCGGTTTTCGAATGAGATTCGTTTTTCGAACTCGAAAGTCCCTAACAGGACTCTGTTAAGTGCCGAGATTTAACCCCTCTGTTAAGTTGCCTTTTTTGGGCGGTTTTTTCGCGCTGCTTTTGACCATTTCAGGCCAGCCAACCGACTGGCAATGAAAATGTGTTTCATTAATAACCGCTTTTGGCCTGGCATTCAGGATTTTATGCAAGCTTCGATGATATCTTGCACATTTTGCAGCGCAGAGAAAGCTTCAAGTCGagctggaaaatggaaaaactcTCTGAGAGAGTTGCGCAGACATTGCATTGATTTCTGTTATACCCTCGCAATGGGTTTACTCTTTTTTACAGAAAGATAACTGAACCGATCCCACAGTTTTATTGGCTTTATAAAGCAGGAGAGGTCTATCAGTTAAAATTTACAACTAGAAGTTATCTATAGAtggtgtttaaaaatattccatggAAAATACTGGCTtgaaaaatctattttaaaagacataatttttaaatatttaaaaggtatttttgttgaattttaaaaagactaatTACATGAATTTTAGATAGTTGCTTCCaccaaaatttgaaaaatatttgaacttgACTGAAAACgatggtttttaaaaat
The genomic region above belongs to Drosophila takahashii strain IR98-3 E-12201 chromosome 2L, DtakHiC1v2, whole genome shotgun sequence and contains:
- the Vps29 gene encoding vacuolar protein sorting-associated protein 29 encodes the protein MLVLVLGDLHIPHRCSSLPAKFKKLLVPGRIHHILATGNICTKESYDYLKSLANDVHIVRGDFDENLTYPEQKVVTVGQFRIGLCHGHQVVPRGDPEALALIQRQLDVDILITGHTYKFEAYEHGNKFYINPGSATGAFNPLDTNVVPSFVLMDIQSTTVVTYVYQLIGDEVKVERIEYKKI
- the Tfb4 gene encoding general transcription factor IIH subunit 3, producing the protein MEADQAASKEAESCIDLLVIVLDTNPSQHIVRQNPQNLTQILEAVIAFGNAHLMQKAQNKLAVLSCSHHATNFLYPLPRRQVELRQVDGQYEAFSLVEKTVKQQLGSILMNAPRLSAPCESLLAGSMSMALCYISRLQRSVAPGVKMHSRILVLTGSNECASQYMTFMNVFFTAQKLGIVIDTCALDKTLSLLQQGCDITAGQFLKVTQLDGLLQYLLWVFLPAPQIRHKLVLPPPPKVDYRASCFCHRELIDIGYVCSVCLSVFCKYSPICTTCHTIFKNPGPLPIKAKKKKKTDKQM
- the l(2)10685 gene encoding 5-methylcytosine rRNA methyltransferase NSUN4, which encodes MLKVRSVFLLPRRWKSGAKKRWNVLQNKKNNCDRALDNFDDFYGSVYGSRWKNMRAALLTRHKYVAMVNNFGDTEQICSMLETDGAINMKSLINLAQDRLKDSEETMPEQGKSRHEIERKLDALLRKQQEREVASIYPSSGEDGSSSPLPLELKFDNVVEKQPEEVSNPFKQSLTKALEEDVKLDEHRLVDPQFGTGGLYEYMPAHSIKGMEDWVAESEHYKYYQTSADFPLSIEPESSFHYPEHLSLYTYEMGNCSDFRGPKKCLTGVLSHFLMDGASALPPLFLQVKPGERVLDACASPGGKSLLLLQTLHLDQLVCNDIQESRLNKLRKVMQEYLFDYKERWAGKRLIFNQSDARNLDQYEQFDKILVDVPCTTDRHVLNEQDNNIFKPTRIKERLRIPELQAGILANCLRLLRPGGSLVYSTCSLSPIQNDGVVHMALQKVFTEFGITATIKDLSRHTALFSDIFKFEHPKGLKYGQMVVPYLPANFGPMYFSKITRNV